The following coding sequences are from one Microbacterium wangchenii window:
- a CDS encoding FHA domain-containing protein has translation MNPVAVLTWDTGEQVAVYGRTVFGRDPFGGPCATVVVRDETLSLSRTHFEIGGEHTEVWLADRWSRNGTVLVRDGVRTTLRPGERVALRPGDRLELGDRSATVSGPA, from the coding sequence GTGAACCCGGTCGCCGTCCTCACCTGGGACACCGGAGAGCAGGTCGCGGTGTACGGCCGGACGGTGTTCGGCCGCGACCCCTTCGGCGGGCCGTGCGCGACCGTGGTGGTGCGCGACGAGACGCTGTCGCTGTCGCGGACGCACTTCGAGATCGGCGGCGAGCACACCGAGGTGTGGCTGGCCGACCGCTGGTCGCGCAACGGCACCGTGCTCGTGCGCGACGGCGTGCGCACGACCCTCCGCCCGGGAGAGCGCGTCGCGCTGCGCCCCGGCGACCGCCTCGAGCTCGGCGACCGCAGCGCGACCGTGAGCGGGCCGGCATGA
- a CDS encoding PP2C family protein-serine/threonine phosphatase, producing the protein MSGAGDIGRPDPPVTVVWGAATDVGRRRSLNEDAFLAMPPLFLVADGMGGHHAGEIASATVIDEFARLAGRESLTIHDVQAALRAARRRIDALPEGGGAGAGTTLAGVTIADVEGEGYWLTVNLGDSRTYRLSDGVLEQVSVDHSVVQELIDSGQLDAASAAKDSRRNVITRAIGAGSDSEPDFWLLPAEEGDRILICSDGLPTEIDAERIDAILRSERHPQAAAERLVREAVEAGGRDNVTAVIVDALAVRIRGVRDGSETIPSTSFDEIEGDTLPRAQARVRGGLQ; encoded by the coding sequence ATGAGCGGGGCAGGCGACATCGGCCGGCCGGATCCGCCGGTGACCGTGGTGTGGGGCGCGGCGACCGACGTCGGCCGGCGCCGCTCCCTCAACGAAGACGCGTTCCTGGCGATGCCGCCGCTGTTCCTCGTGGCCGACGGAATGGGCGGGCACCACGCGGGCGAGATCGCCAGCGCGACCGTGATCGACGAGTTCGCGCGGCTCGCCGGCCGGGAGAGCCTCACGATCCACGACGTGCAGGCGGCGCTGCGCGCGGCGCGGCGCCGCATCGACGCGCTCCCCGAGGGTGGTGGCGCCGGCGCGGGCACGACCCTCGCCGGAGTCACGATCGCCGACGTCGAGGGGGAGGGGTACTGGCTCACCGTCAACCTCGGCGACTCCCGCACCTACCGCCTCAGCGACGGCGTGCTCGAGCAGGTGAGCGTGGACCACTCCGTCGTGCAGGAGCTCATCGACTCGGGCCAGCTGGACGCCGCCTCCGCCGCGAAGGACTCCCGCCGCAACGTCATCACGCGCGCCATCGGCGCCGGCAGCGACAGCGAGCCGGATTTCTGGCTGCTGCCGGCGGAGGAGGGCGACCGCATCCTGATCTGCTCCGACGGACTGCCCACCGAGATCGATGCCGAGCGGATCGATGCGATCCTCCGCTCCGAGCGCCACCCGCAGGCCGCCGCCGAACGGCTCGTGCGCGAGGCGGTCGAGGCGGGCGGACGCGACAACGTCACCGCGGTGATCGTCGACGCGCTCGCGGTGCGCATCCGCGGCGTCCGCGACGGCAGCGAGACCATCCCGTCCACGTCCTTCGACGAGATCGAGGGCGACACCCTGCCACGCGCGCAAGCGCGAGTCCGAGGAGGACTGCAATGA
- a CDS encoding FHA domain-containing protein, with protein MTVVRYTPGSLRAVVAPHAIAVLGEPATDATAEAVWEQLHRGAGLAGVVDALAAGGPLSALPPFAVALDEDGGWRIAVRGDLTVSLGTDAAAERVDGAGVSTWIERSIRSADTLVIGPAAPVAAALPLRDGVVAAASVLIAREENASPAPAAQPAAAPAGPRRSGAPVEPVQPHSVAEVRQEADAPSVPEAPGATEPPAAPAVADAPAASAAPDAPPTHPTPAAPEVPAPAAAVPTPAAPAPATAPAPEVPAAPAAAVPPLDEDIEATIIRGPGEAEGESEDATITLEEARRLRAAGELPPVAPPLSPPVPSAAAGLLRVSSGQSVLLERTVIIGRRPRSTRISGADLPHLIAVDSPQQDISRNHLEVRVEGDSILATDLNTTNGTRLLRRGAEPVRLHPGEQTIVVPGDVLDLGDGITVAVEDVP; from the coding sequence ATGACCGTCGTGCGCTACACCCCCGGTTCCCTGCGCGCCGTCGTCGCCCCGCACGCTATCGCCGTGCTCGGTGAGCCTGCGACGGATGCCACGGCCGAGGCCGTGTGGGAGCAGTTGCACCGTGGCGCAGGCCTGGCCGGCGTCGTCGACGCGCTCGCCGCGGGTGGGCCGCTGTCCGCCCTCCCGCCCTTCGCCGTCGCCCTCGACGAAGACGGCGGGTGGCGGATCGCGGTCCGCGGCGACCTGACGGTGTCGCTGGGCACGGACGCCGCCGCCGAGCGGGTGGACGGCGCCGGGGTCTCCACGTGGATCGAGCGCAGCATCCGATCGGCCGACACACTCGTGATCGGTCCCGCCGCCCCGGTCGCCGCCGCCCTGCCCCTGCGCGACGGCGTCGTCGCGGCGGCATCGGTTCTGATCGCCCGGGAGGAGAACGCGTCCCCCGCTCCCGCCGCGCAGCCCGCGGCCGCGCCGGCCGGGCCGCGCCGCTCGGGCGCTCCCGTCGAGCCGGTGCAGCCGCACAGCGTGGCCGAGGTGCGCCAGGAGGCGGACGCGCCGTCGGTTCCCGAGGCCCCCGGCGCCACCGAGCCCCCAGCCGCGCCGGCGGTTGCCGACGCCCCGGCCGCGTCCGCAGCCCCCGACGCGCCGCCGACGCACCCCACTCCGGCCGCGCCCGAGGTGCCGGCGCCCGCCGCCGCCGTCCCCACGCCGGCGGCGCCCGCCCCCGCGACGGCCCCGGCGCCCGAGGTGCCGGCGGCCCCGGCCGCCGCGGTGCCGCCTCTGGACGAAGACATCGAAGCCACGATCATCCGCGGCCCGGGCGAGGCAGAGGGGGAGTCCGAGGACGCCACCATCACCCTCGAGGAGGCACGCCGGCTCCGCGCCGCCGGGGAGCTGCCGCCGGTCGCGCCGCCGCTTTCGCCGCCCGTGCCCTCCGCCGCCGCGGGGCTGCTGCGGGTCTCCAGCGGGCAGAGCGTGCTGCTCGAGCGCACCGTCATCATCGGACGCCGTCCCCGCTCGACCCGCATCAGCGGCGCCGACCTGCCGCACCTCATCGCCGTGGACAGCCCGCAGCAGGACATCTCGCGCAACCACCTCGAGGTGCGCGTCGAGGGCGACAGCATCCTGGCCACCGACCTGAACACGACCAACGGCACGCGGCTGCTGCGCCGGGGCGCGGAGCCGGTGCGCCTGCACCCGGGCGAGCAGACGATCGTCGTCCCCGGGGACGTGCTCGACCTCGGCGACGGGATCACCGTCGCCGTCGAGGATGTTCCGTGA
- a CDS encoding serine/threonine-protein kinase, producing the protein MSSRRAPQSPPDLPGFTFVELLGSGGFADVFLYEQHLPKRRVAVKVLLTERMTSGSIVEFTAEANVMAMLSTHPAIVTIHQAGVAGDGRPYLVMEYCSRPNLQARYRREPFSVAEALRVGVQVAAAVETAHRAGVLHRDIKPANILVTEYNRPALTDFGIASTTAGAADAGGLSIPWSPPEALAAVPTGDARSDVWSLGATVYSLLAGRSPFELVGHRNTGAELISRIETLALPPLGRPDAPPSLERVLERAMAKSPADRYDTALAFARALQKVQIESAHAVTPIDILDDGTPDGVVDDEDDGLTRVRGVVSIDPETHPAAGPTRPPLPRHDQWAPEAATGRAVADDATRVRPPSVIPQAPAARMSAAPLRPTHPAGPAVPPPPPAPAAPGGASAGAATYTQPTPDLSGDPGAPAPEAAPPASRRGLWFAVGAGAFVLVIAVILALSLPTVLGGGGEPTPTAAPTDEPIDVIPVTAAPPADLTGTVTPEGVVFTWVNPDPAQGDAYLWGVVERGGGDTALQSVSETTVTVPADPSGTTCIEVLIRRANGQASDPATACAP; encoded by the coding sequence GTGAGTTCGCGCCGCGCGCCGCAGTCACCCCCCGACCTGCCCGGGTTCACGTTCGTCGAACTGCTGGGCTCCGGCGGGTTCGCCGACGTCTTCCTCTACGAGCAGCACCTGCCCAAGCGCCGGGTCGCCGTGAAGGTGCTCCTCACCGAGCGCATGACGAGCGGGTCGATCGTGGAGTTCACCGCCGAGGCCAACGTCATGGCGATGCTGTCGACGCACCCGGCGATCGTCACCATCCACCAGGCCGGGGTGGCCGGCGACGGCCGCCCGTACCTGGTGATGGAGTACTGCTCCCGGCCCAACCTGCAGGCCCGCTACCGGCGCGAGCCGTTCTCGGTGGCCGAGGCCCTGCGCGTGGGCGTGCAGGTCGCGGCGGCCGTGGAGACCGCCCACCGCGCCGGCGTGCTCCACCGCGACATCAAACCCGCCAACATCCTCGTGACCGAGTACAACCGTCCGGCGCTGACCGACTTCGGCATCGCGTCGACGACCGCCGGCGCCGCCGACGCGGGCGGGCTGTCGATCCCGTGGTCACCCCCGGAGGCGCTGGCCGCGGTGCCCACCGGCGACGCGCGCTCGGACGTGTGGTCGCTGGGCGCCACGGTGTACAGCCTGCTGGCCGGGCGGTCCCCGTTCGAGCTCGTGGGCCACCGCAACACCGGCGCGGAGCTCATCTCCCGCATCGAGACGCTGGCGCTGCCGCCCCTGGGCCGGCCGGATGCTCCGCCCTCGCTGGAGCGCGTGCTCGAGCGGGCGATGGCCAAGTCTCCCGCCGACCGGTACGACACCGCACTGGCGTTCGCGCGTGCGCTGCAGAAGGTGCAGATCGAGTCCGCGCACGCCGTGACGCCGATCGACATCCTCGACGACGGCACGCCCGACGGGGTCGTGGACGACGAGGATGACGGCCTCACCCGCGTCCGCGGGGTCGTCAGCATCGACCCGGAGACCCACCCCGCCGCCGGCCCCACGCGGCCGCCGCTTCCGCGGCACGACCAGTGGGCGCCCGAGGCGGCGACCGGCCGCGCCGTCGCCGACGACGCCACCCGCGTCCGGCCGCCGTCGGTGATCCCGCAGGCCCCGGCCGCGCGCATGTCGGCCGCACCTCTCCGGCCCACCCATCCGGCCGGTCCCGCCGTCCCGCCTCCGCCCCCGGCTCCGGCCGCGCCCGGCGGCGCGAGCGCCGGTGCGGCGACGTACACCCAGCCGACCCCGGATCTGTCGGGCGACCCGGGCGCGCCGGCTCCCGAGGCCGCACCGCCGGCGTCGCGCCGCGGACTGTGGTTCGCCGTCGGCGCCGGTGCGTTCGTCCTCGTGATCGCCGTCATCCTCGCCCTCTCCCTGCCCACGGTCCTCGGTGGCGGGGGCGAGCCGACGCCGACGGCGGCACCCACCGACGAGCCGATCGATGTGATCCCCGTCACGGCAGCGCCTCCGGCCGATCTCACCGGCACGGTCACGCCCGAGGGCGTCGTCTTCACGTGGGTGAACCCCGACCCCGCGCAGGGCGACGCGTACCTGTGGGGTGTCGTGGAGCGCGGAGGCGGCGACACGGCGCTGCAGTCGGTGTCGGAGACCACCGTCACGGTGCCCGCCGACCCCTCCGGAACCACGTGCATCGAAGTGCTCATCCGCCGCGCGAACGGGCAGGCCTCCGACCCGGCCACCGCCTGCGCCCCCTGA
- a CDS encoding fasciclin domain-containing protein, whose translation MNKTLRLTVALAAAAGLALAAAPAHATGGSAPSGTIVDVAVGASGGGTPDGNPWDYDLLVQAVVATGLDATLADTSTAYTVFAPNDRAFLRLVEDLTGSRPASEADALAAITSTFTTEQITTILLYHVVPGQKLGPIRVITSKSLTMADGGTIQPRGITLRDESPALKDPKLVPWAIGIPATNGVIHTIDRVLVPAL comes from the coding sequence ATGAACAAGACGCTGCGCCTCACCGTCGCCCTCGCGGCCGCCGCGGGTCTCGCGCTCGCCGCCGCCCCCGCGCACGCCACGGGAGGCTCCGCCCCGTCCGGGACCATCGTCGACGTCGCCGTCGGCGCATCCGGCGGCGGCACTCCCGACGGCAACCCGTGGGACTACGACCTGCTGGTGCAGGCCGTCGTGGCCACGGGGCTCGATGCCACGCTCGCCGACACCTCGACCGCGTACACGGTCTTCGCGCCGAACGACCGCGCGTTCCTGCGCCTGGTGGAAGATCTGACCGGATCCCGTCCGGCCTCCGAGGCCGATGCGCTGGCGGCGATCACGTCGACCTTCACGACCGAGCAGATCACCACCATCCTGCTGTACCACGTCGTCCCGGGTCAGAAGCTCGGTCCGATCCGCGTGATCACGTCGAAGTCGCTCACGATGGCCGACGGCGGCACCATCCAGCCGCGCGGCATCACCCTGCGCGACGAGTCGCCGGCGCTGAAGGACCCGAAGCTCGTGCCGTGGGCCATCGGGATCCCCGCGACCAACGGCGTGATCCACACCATCGACCGCGTGCTCGTCCCCGCCCTCTGA
- a CDS encoding sensor histidine kinase produces MTSNTAAAPASPPAPATGPAPGSPPADGPRPAAASAVRSPVASPVRVLVALAQLAALGVVGPVVFTVLITLLSTGIGTAVVLGIGLLLLIGFVYALWAVAWLEAARIDGLYHVGVPAPALRRRPRPGFGGVLLMFWRQAIDPGVWRGIANFAIATALGLVTILLVAVLVSGIALTLSPLLAGEGVSRLWGWDLELPATWAFVVGPVMVALSAAALIGVAILHGVLSRLIMVPSREAQLAAQARQSAEQRAGAVRAADVERTRIERDLHDGVQPRLVSVGMTLGLARQKIDDDPAAATALIEEAHTSTKAAITELRQLARGIHASVLDDRGLDAALSALAARSHVPVQLDVRIEGRCERSAEAAVYFAIAESLTNAAKHSRASAVRVVVRRRDDGTLWTRVEDDGIGGARILPGGGLDGISNRIVGAGGTYRLDSPHGGPTALEVSVPCAF; encoded by the coding sequence ATGACCTCGAACACCGCTGCGGCGCCCGCGTCGCCTCCCGCACCCGCGACCGGGCCCGCACCCGGGTCCCCACCCGCGGACGGCCCCCGCCCCGCCGCGGCCTCCGCCGTCCGCTCACCGGTCGCCTCCCCCGTGCGGGTTCTGGTCGCTCTCGCGCAGCTCGCCGCGCTCGGGGTGGTCGGACCGGTCGTCTTCACCGTGCTGATCACGCTCCTGAGCACGGGGATCGGCACGGCCGTCGTCCTCGGGATCGGTCTGCTGCTGCTCATCGGCTTCGTCTACGCGCTGTGGGCCGTGGCATGGCTGGAGGCGGCACGGATCGACGGGCTGTACCACGTCGGCGTTCCCGCGCCGGCGCTGCGCCGCCGTCCCCGTCCCGGATTCGGCGGCGTCCTGCTCATGTTCTGGCGTCAGGCGATCGATCCGGGCGTGTGGCGGGGCATCGCGAACTTCGCCATCGCGACCGCGCTCGGCCTCGTCACGATCCTGCTGGTCGCGGTCCTGGTGTCGGGCATCGCCCTGACCCTGTCGCCGCTGCTGGCCGGTGAAGGCGTCTCCCGCCTGTGGGGCTGGGACCTGGAGCTGCCCGCGACGTGGGCCTTCGTGGTCGGGCCGGTCATGGTGGCGCTGTCGGCCGCGGCGCTCATCGGTGTCGCGATCCTGCACGGCGTGCTCTCGCGCCTGATCATGGTGCCCTCCCGAGAGGCGCAGCTGGCCGCGCAGGCCCGTCAGTCCGCCGAGCAGCGGGCAGGGGCCGTGCGGGCCGCCGACGTCGAGCGCACCCGCATCGAGCGCGACCTGCACGACGGCGTCCAGCCGCGCCTCGTCTCCGTCGGCATGACCCTGGGCCTGGCGCGGCAGAAGATCGACGACGACCCGGCCGCGGCCACCGCGCTCATCGAGGAGGCGCACACCTCCACCAAGGCCGCCATCACCGAACTGCGCCAGCTGGCCCGCGGCATCCACGCATCGGTCCTGGACGACCGCGGTCTGGATGCGGCGCTGTCGGCGCTCGCCGCCCGCTCGCACGTGCCCGTGCAGCTGGACGTACGCATCGAGGGCCGGTGCGAGCGCAGCGCCGAGGCGGCGGTGTACTTCGCCATCGCGGAGTCGCTCACCAATGCCGCCAAGCACTCCCGCGCGAGCGCCGTGCGCGTCGTGGTCCGCCGGCGCGACGACGGGACCCTGTGGACCCGCGTCGAGGACGACGGGATCGGCGGCGCACGGATCCTTCCCGGGGGAGGCCTCGACGGCATCTCCAACCGCATCGTCGGCGCGGGCGGCACCTACCGCCTCGACAGCCCCCACGGCGGCCCGACCGCTCTGGAGGTGAGTGTGCCGTGCGCATTCTGA
- a CDS encoding response regulator transcription factor, whose protein sequence is MRILICEDSVLLREGLVRLLVDAGHDVVASLPDASVLDETVAATAPDLCILDVRLPPTYTDEGIRAAARLRSQHPELPVLVLSQYVEERYATDLIGGGGGALGYLLKDRVADVAEFLESVARIGEGATVLDPEVVAQLLGRRSRDERMQRLTERERSVLALIAEGRSNQAIAATLFVSEASVEKHITAIFQKLGLEQDESGNRRVQAALAHIEHGGSTPQTGAGR, encoded by the coding sequence GTGCGCATTCTGATCTGTGAAGACAGCGTTCTTCTGAGGGAGGGGCTCGTCCGGCTCCTCGTCGACGCGGGGCACGACGTGGTCGCCTCCCTCCCCGACGCCTCCGTCCTGGACGAGACCGTCGCTGCGACCGCCCCCGACCTCTGCATCCTGGACGTGCGGCTCCCGCCCACCTACACCGACGAGGGCATCCGCGCCGCCGCCCGGCTGCGGTCGCAGCATCCGGAGCTTCCCGTCCTCGTCCTCTCGCAGTACGTCGAGGAGCGCTACGCCACCGACCTCATCGGGGGAGGCGGCGGCGCGCTCGGGTACCTGCTGAAGGACCGGGTCGCCGATGTGGCCGAGTTCCTCGAGTCGGTCGCACGCATCGGCGAAGGTGCCACCGTCCTCGACCCCGAGGTCGTCGCGCAACTGCTCGGCCGGCGCAGCCGCGACGAGCGGATGCAGCGGCTGACCGAGCGGGAACGCTCGGTGCTCGCCCTCATCGCCGAAGGCAGGTCGAACCAGGCGATCGCCGCGACGCTGTTCGTGTCGGAGGCGAGCGTCGAGAAGCACATCACCGCGATCTTCCAGAAGCTCGGGCTCGAGCAGGACGAGTCGGGGAACCGGCGCGTGCAGGCCGCGCTCGCCCACATCGAACACGGCGGATCCACGCCGCAGACAGGAGCAGGACGATGA
- a CDS encoding dehydrogenase, with protein MRDMAEIAHTRPQAPRADTSPLHLPHPAAQCPKCFTELQRDRDWWLARPAGARLVGLVVSRPGMPSVVQQRDDLTRFGVPIEGFRHPSPETLEDWSERLARFFATLGRGDVLVVANVHALGTTLEEETRAVSELHARGVVVKVLGHGGRHLYDTGR; from the coding sequence ATGCGAGACATGGCCGAGATCGCGCACACCCGGCCCCAGGCACCCCGGGCCGACACGAGCCCGCTGCATCTGCCGCATCCGGCTGCCCAATGCCCCAAGTGCTTCACCGAGCTCCAGCGCGACCGGGACTGGTGGCTCGCCCGCCCCGCCGGCGCGCGCCTGGTGGGGCTCGTGGTGTCGCGACCTGGCATGCCGTCGGTCGTGCAGCAGCGCGACGACCTGACCCGTTTCGGCGTGCCCATCGAAGGCTTCCGGCATCCCTCGCCCGAAACGCTCGAGGACTGGTCGGAGCGACTCGCGCGGTTCTTCGCGACGCTGGGCCGCGGCGATGTGCTCGTGGTCGCCAACGTCCACGCCCTCGGGACGACGCTGGAGGAGGAGACCCGCGCCGTCTCCGAGCTGCACGCGCGCGGCGTCGTGGTGAAGGTGCTCGGCCACGGCGGCCGCCACCTCTACGACACCGGCCGCTGA
- a CDS encoding sodium:proton antiporter, with protein MLETLLVVVVAVVVIALATALAPRVNVAGPLVLMAIGLGVSVLPFVPAWEIDPEWILVGILPPLLYSAAVQLPAVEFRRDLGPIAGLSVLLVVLSSVVLGVVFTLLIPGIGLPLGIALGAILSPTDAVATSIAKRLGLSPRVVTMLDGESLLNDATALVLLRTAVAAIAGGFAFGDTVWAFVWAVAIALALGAGMGWVNLRVRQWVAHPAANTALSFTVPFLAYLPTEALGGSGLVASVMAGIVTGQGAARRFTPEQRMSDHLNWRTVELLLEGAVFLIMGLELKEIVRANVEEHEGVWYAASLALAALGITLAVRAAYVSVLIWAQGRRSHPRRRVRADAAGERLDDLEARLDRRLPADTADASGDKAAEARVRGLRRRLAWMRGRMTRMMRDLDYYRDSPLGWRHGTVIVWAGMRGVVTLAAAQTLPAETANRSLLVFVAFLVAVLSLTLQGFTLPWLVARLGLSREGTDRPSRHDQQSLWAELQAAAAEAIAAGRVRRRDGGAFPEDVARHVTARLTREPEEDETARARELLELRVALIAVMRERLVAVSRDGRFSTAALRQALAELDADQLSLELRLDGED; from the coding sequence GTGCTGGAGACGCTCCTGGTCGTGGTCGTCGCGGTCGTCGTCATCGCCCTGGCCACGGCGCTGGCTCCGCGCGTGAACGTCGCGGGGCCTCTCGTGCTGATGGCCATCGGCCTGGGCGTGAGCGTGCTGCCGTTCGTCCCGGCGTGGGAGATCGACCCCGAGTGGATCCTCGTCGGGATCCTGCCGCCGCTGCTGTATTCCGCCGCCGTCCAGCTGCCCGCCGTGGAGTTCCGCCGGGATCTCGGGCCGATCGCGGGCCTGTCGGTGCTGCTCGTGGTTCTCTCCTCCGTTGTGCTGGGGGTGGTCTTCACGCTGCTGATCCCCGGCATCGGCCTGCCCCTGGGCATCGCGCTCGGCGCGATCCTGAGCCCCACGGATGCGGTCGCCACCTCCATCGCGAAACGTCTGGGACTTTCACCCCGCGTGGTGACGATGCTGGACGGCGAGAGCCTGCTCAACGACGCCACGGCGCTCGTGCTGCTGCGCACGGCGGTCGCGGCGATCGCGGGCGGCTTCGCGTTCGGCGACACCGTGTGGGCGTTCGTCTGGGCCGTGGCGATCGCCCTCGCGCTGGGAGCGGGAATGGGGTGGGTGAACCTCCGCGTGCGGCAGTGGGTGGCGCATCCGGCGGCCAACACCGCCCTGAGCTTCACCGTCCCCTTCCTCGCGTACCTCCCCACCGAGGCGCTCGGCGGCTCCGGCCTGGTGGCGTCGGTCATGGCGGGCATCGTGACGGGGCAGGGCGCAGCGCGTCGCTTCACGCCAGAGCAGCGCATGAGCGACCACCTGAACTGGCGCACGGTCGAGCTGCTGCTGGAAGGTGCCGTGTTCCTCATCATGGGCCTGGAACTGAAGGAGATCGTCCGCGCGAACGTGGAGGAGCACGAGGGCGTCTGGTACGCCGCATCCCTGGCCCTGGCGGCGCTGGGCATCACGCTGGCTGTGCGAGCGGCGTACGTGTCGGTGCTGATCTGGGCGCAGGGCCGGCGCAGCCACCCGCGGCGCCGGGTGCGTGCGGATGCGGCGGGCGAGCGTCTGGACGACCTCGAGGCCCGGCTCGACCGGCGCCTCCCCGCCGACACCGCCGATGCTTCCGGCGACAAGGCGGCCGAAGCCCGCGTGCGCGGCCTGCGGCGCCGCCTCGCGTGGATGCGCGGACGCATGACGCGAATGATGAGAGACCTCGACTACTACCGCGACTCCCCCCTCGGGTGGCGCCACGGCACGGTGATCGTGTGGGCGGGGATGCGGGGCGTGGTCACGCTCGCGGCCGCACAGACCCTGCCGGCCGAGACCGCCAACCGGTCACTGCTGGTCTTCGTCGCGTTCCTCGTCGCCGTGCTCAGCCTGACGCTGCAAGGGTTCACCCTGCCGTGGCTGGTGGCCAGGCTGGGATTGTCGCGTGAGGGGACCGACCGTCCGTCCCGCCACGATCAGCAGTCGCTCTGGGCCGAACTGCAGGCCGCCGCGGCGGAGGCCATCGCCGCCGGGCGCGTGCGTCGTCGCGACGGCGGGGCGTTCCCCGAGGATGTCGCCCGGCACGTGACGGCACGGCTGACACGCGAGCCGGAAGAGGACGAGACGGCCCGCGCACGCGAGCTGCTGGAACTGCGGGTCGCACTCATCGCGGTGATGCGCGAGCGCCTCGTGGCGGTGTCGCGCGACGGGCGCTTCAGCACCGCGGCCCTGCGGCAGGCCCTCGCAGAACTGGACGCCGACCAGCTGAGTCTCGAGCTGCGGCTCGACGGTGAGGACTGA
- the pip gene encoding prolyl aminopeptidase → MSAPAHLDDILYPPLEPYETGMLLAGDGQRLYWEQSGNPQGKPVVYLHGGPGGGSSPWQRRFFDPEKYRIILFDQRGCGRSTPHASDPTADLRHNTTWHLVADMELLRRNLGIAQWQVFGGSWGSTLALAYAEAHPDAVSELVLRGIFTLRRHELEWFYEGGASALFPDLWDEYVAPIPVLERSRMIEAYHRRLNDPDPAVHGPAALAWTRWEAATVTLVPDEGFIAEMSDPATATAFARIENHYFVHGGWLREGQLIEDAVRLRGIPTVIVQGRYDACTPMMTAWDLHRALPEAEFVVVPDAGHSATEPGIARALRAAADRFA, encoded by the coding sequence GTGAGCGCGCCGGCCCACCTCGACGACATCCTGTATCCCCCGCTCGAGCCGTACGAGACGGGGATGCTCCTGGCTGGCGACGGCCAGCGGCTCTACTGGGAGCAGAGCGGCAACCCGCAGGGCAAGCCGGTCGTCTACCTGCACGGCGGCCCGGGGGGCGGCTCCAGTCCCTGGCAGCGACGCTTCTTCGACCCGGAGAAGTACCGCATCATCCTGTTCGATCAGCGCGGATGCGGCCGGTCGACGCCGCACGCGAGCGATCCCACCGCCGACCTGCGGCACAACACCACGTGGCACCTCGTCGCCGACATGGAGCTGCTGCGCCGCAATCTCGGGATCGCGCAGTGGCAGGTGTTCGGCGGATCGTGGGGGAGCACCCTCGCCCTCGCGTACGCGGAGGCGCACCCGGATGCGGTCAGCGAACTCGTCCTCCGTGGCATCTTCACCCTCCGCCGTCACGAGCTGGAGTGGTTCTACGAGGGCGGCGCGTCGGCGCTGTTCCCCGACCTGTGGGACGAGTATGTCGCCCCCATCCCCGTGCTCGAGCGCTCACGCATGATCGAGGCGTACCACCGGCGCCTGAACGATCCCGACCCTGCCGTGCACGGCCCCGCCGCGCTGGCGTGGACCCGCTGGGAAGCCGCCACCGTCACGCTCGTGCCCGACGAGGGGTTCATCGCCGAGATGAGCGACCCGGCCACGGCGACGGCGTTCGCCCGCATCGAGAACCACTACTTCGTTCACGGCGGGTGGCTCCGGGAGGGGCAGCTGATCGAGGACGCCGTGCGCCTGCGCGGCATCCCCACCGTCATCGTGCAGGGCCGGTACGACGCCTGCACGCCCATGATGACGGCGTGGGATCTGCACCGGGCGCTGCCGGAGGCCGAGTTCGTCGTGGTGCCCGACGCGGGCCACTCCGCGACGGAGCCGGGGATCGCCCGGGCCCTGCGCGCGGCCGCCGACCGCTTCGCCTGA